In Croceicoccus sp. Ery15, a genomic segment contains:
- a CDS encoding EF-hand domain-containing protein, translating to MNRMVLGAFGALLLVAIGVFWWQGRAVESPAAPLPEAEEAGAARPDADAIPAADVGGMQGPALPTAVEMTREQERFFRYDRNRDLEITRNEMLSTRVAAFRKLDKDGNNLLTFEEWAVTTVDRFEKMDADHNQRLTPAEFATSAPKRTARKPASKCSC from the coding sequence ATGAATCGCATGGTATTGGGCGCTTTCGGCGCGCTTCTTCTGGTCGCCATCGGCGTGTTCTGGTGGCAGGGCAGGGCGGTCGAAAGCCCCGCCGCGCCGTTGCCGGAGGCCGAGGAAGCGGGCGCTGCCAGGCCCGATGCAGATGCGATCCCCGCGGCCGATGTCGGCGGCATGCAGGGCCCCGCGCTTCCCACCGCAGTCGAAATGACGCGCGAGCAGGAGCGGTTCTTTCGTTATGACCGCAACCGCGACCTTGAAATCACGCGTAACGAGATGCTGTCGACCCGCGTCGCCGCCTTCCGCAAGCTGGACAAGGACGGCAACAACCTGCTGACGTTCGAGGAATGGGCCGTCACCACGGTTGACCGGTTCGAGAAGATGGACGCCGACCACAACCAGCGCCTGACGCCCGCCGAATTCGCCACCAGCGCGCCAAAGCGCACTGCCCGCAAGCCCGCCAGCAAATGTTCGTGCTGA
- a CDS encoding lysoplasmalogenase family protein, translated as MVKRALIERRPWLLLSIVSAIVWWLAIDGTQTPGAYQLVLKGVPVGLLAVYAWQRSLGTDGTLVALTMLVAAIGDALITLEYGWGGLVHALSQLIVIALYWRNHRPGVKPAVMASGLAAVVVAPVLAWFLMVGETGQGAVAASAALLAITAAMAWLSRFPRQRVGLGALLYLLSELLLIAVGARLVQGGALEQSARELVWPLYYIGQLLVTTGIVTTLRNERR; from the coding sequence ATGGTAAAACGCGCCCTGATCGAACGCCGCCCCTGGCTGCTTTTATCCATCGTTTCGGCCATCGTCTGGTGGCTGGCGATCGACGGAACGCAAACGCCCGGTGCCTATCAGCTGGTGTTGAAGGGCGTGCCGGTCGGATTGCTGGCGGTTTACGCCTGGCAGCGTTCGCTTGGCACCGACGGCACGCTGGTCGCGCTGACCATGCTGGTCGCGGCGATTGGCGATGCGCTGATTACGCTGGAATATGGCTGGGGCGGGCTGGTCCATGCGCTGTCGCAGCTGATCGTGATCGCGCTCTATTGGCGCAACCATCGGCCCGGTGTGAAACCGGCGGTGATGGCATCGGGTCTGGCTGCCGTGGTGGTCGCGCCCGTGCTGGCATGGTTTCTGATGGTGGGCGAAACAGGGCAGGGCGCGGTCGCGGCGTCGGCGGCATTGCTGGCAATCACGGCGGCCATGGCGTGGCTCAGCCGGTTTCCGCGCCAGCGCGTGGGGCTGGGGGCCTTGCTTTATCTGCTGTCGGAATTGCTGTTGATCGCCGTCGGCGCGCGTTTGGTGCAGGGCGGGGCGCTGGAGCAGTCGGCCCGCGAACTGGTGTGGCCGCTGTATTATATCGGCCAGTTGCTGGTCACGACGGGCATCGTCACCACACTGCGCAACGAACGGCGATAG
- a CDS encoding NYN domain-containing protein produces the protein MTEESLKNIALLIDADNTTPRGIDPVLTALAKLGQVNIRRAYGNWAKPALTKWAGLTNRYGIRPQQQFDLTKGKNATDMAMTIDAIDLLYQGKVDGFGIMSSDSDFTPLVTRLRQDGLTVYGFGSAKAPEAFQNACTRFIDIDALIAGDEEVEETETPTTEPKSDSKPKVDDEMIDLLGKSWRNARRDGEGYARLSEVGQIAGNRSSFDVRNYGYKRLSDLLRSLEHFEVKEKDGHLVVKRLR, from the coding sequence ATGACCGAAGAATCGCTTAAGAACATCGCCCTGCTGATCGACGCGGATAACACCACGCCGCGCGGTATCGATCCCGTCCTGACCGCCTTGGCCAAGCTGGGACAGGTCAACATCCGCCGCGCCTATGGCAATTGGGCCAAGCCCGCGCTGACGAAATGGGCCGGACTTACCAATCGCTATGGCATTCGCCCCCAGCAGCAGTTCGACCTGACCAAGGGCAAGAACGCCACGGACATGGCGATGACCATCGATGCGATCGATCTGCTGTATCAAGGCAAGGTCGACGGTTTCGGCATTATGAGCAGTGACAGCGATTTCACCCCGCTGGTCACCCGGCTGCGGCAGGACGGGCTGACAGTCTATGGATTCGGCAGCGCCAAGGCGCCCGAGGCGTTCCAGAATGCCTGCACGCGTTTCATCGATATCGACGCGCTGATCGCAGGCGACGAGGAAGTCGAGGAAACCGAAACCCCGACCACCGAGCCCAAGTCCGACAGCAAGCCGAAAGTGGATGACGAGATGATCGATCTGCTGGGCAAGTCATGGCGCAATGCCCGGCGCGATGGCGAAGGCTATGCGCGGTTGAGCGAAGTCGGCCAGATCGCGGGCAACCGGTCCAGTTTCGACGTGCGCAATTATGGCTATAAAAGACTGAGCGATTTGCTGCGCTCGCTCGAACATTTCGAGGTAAAGGAAAAGGACGGCCATCTGGTCGTCAAACGCCTGCGCTGA
- a CDS encoding PilZ domain-containing protein, giving the protein MLGGAQLSVTDLRRAARHPVDFPVLAEHRRLGDVHLQIVNLSANGFMIAGESPLGRGERVLIRLPVIGRIEAHVIWVADGRAGFQFERIVRPDLFRQLVDEMQPRARGRRRRG; this is encoded by the coding sequence GTGCTTGGCGGGGCGCAACTATCGGTAACCGATCTTCGGCGCGCAGCGCGGCACCCGGTCGACTTTCCGGTTCTGGCAGAGCATCGCCGGCTGGGCGACGTGCATCTCCAGATCGTCAATCTTTCGGCCAACGGATTTATGATTGCGGGCGAAAGCCCGCTGGGTCGGGGCGAGCGCGTGCTGATCCGTCTGCCTGTCATCGGCCGGATTGAGGCGCATGTCATCTGGGTGGCCGATGGCCGCGCCGGTTTCCAGTTCGAACGAATCGTCCGTCCCGATCTGTTCCGCCAGCTGGTCGACGAAATGCAGCCGCGCGCACGCGGTCGTCGCCGTCGCGGCTGA
- the gyrA gene encoding DNA gyrase subunit A has protein sequence MKTSYLDYAMSVIVARALPDVRDGLKPVHRRILYAAQVGGYHSNRPFRKSAKIVGEVMGSYHPHGDSAIYDALARMTQDWSMRLPLIDGQGNFGSMDPDPPAAMRYTESRLAKAAEPLLNDLDKDTVDFVDNYDGSEQEPSVLPARFPNLLVNGAGGIAVGMATNIPPHNLGEVIDGCLAMMDNPAISIDELFEIIPGPDFPTAPLILGQAGARAAYREGRGSILQRCRHEIETRRGDRQSIVLTSIPFQVGKAGLVEKIAEAAKDKRIEGIADIRDESNRAGMRVVVDLKRDASPEVVLNQIWRYTPAQSSFPANMLAIRGGRPETLNLRDILQSFIHFREDVITRRTKYELNKARERAHILLGLVIAVSNLDEVVRIIRGSATPQLARETLLAREWEMGEIAPYIRLVEAIEDHEDAGDAAAYRLSERQVRAILDLRLHRLTAMGRDEIGEELEKLSVDIKEYLSILADRVKLYGVMRDELLEVREKFATPRKCEIAPAWDGVDDEDLIERDDMVVTVTMDGYIKRTPLSTFRAQHRGGKGRSGMSTKDEDAVSSLFVTSTHNPVLFFSTSGKVYRLKVWKLPEGGPATRGRPIVNLLPALDPGETIATVLPLPEDEDSWGALHVVFATALGSVRRNSMDAFTNIPSNGKFAMRFDEASGDRLIGVALLDSSHDVLLASRNGKAIRFAAEDVREFQSRTSTGVRGMTLKDGDEVVSLSILKELTADSEQRDAYLKVAPWKDDAAERTEDQQAMADAEEFVLTVCANGYGKISSAYEYRKTGRGGQGIVNIDNIARNGPVVNSFAANVSDQLMLVTDKAKLIRINLASLRVLGRNTAGVRLFDVGKNEHVVSVARIDEEEAPETEAEEAIVEEMVGRNAEETQPDPTQDRDDEQPGEE, from the coding sequence ATGAAGACCAGCTATCTCGATTACGCGATGAGCGTGATCGTGGCCCGCGCGCTGCCCGATGTGCGCGACGGGCTGAAGCCGGTTCACCGCCGCATTCTCTATGCCGCGCAGGTCGGCGGCTACCATTCGAACCGCCCCTTCCGCAAATCCGCGAAGATCGTCGGTGAGGTGATGGGTTCGTACCACCCGCATGGCGACAGTGCGATTTATGACGCGCTGGCCCGCATGACGCAGGACTGGTCGATGCGCCTGCCGCTGATCGACGGTCAGGGGAACTTCGGTTCGATGGACCCCGATCCGCCGGCAGCCATGCGCTATACCGAAAGCCGTCTGGCCAAGGCTGCGGAACCGCTGCTGAACGATCTCGACAAGGATACGGTCGATTTCGTCGATAACTACGACGGTTCCGAACAGGAACCTTCTGTCCTGCCCGCACGCTTCCCGAACCTTCTGGTCAATGGCGCGGGCGGCATCGCGGTCGGCATGGCGACCAATATCCCGCCGCATAATCTGGGCGAGGTGATCGACGGCTGTCTTGCGATGATGGACAATCCGGCGATTTCGATCGACGAATTGTTCGAAATCATCCCCGGTCCGGATTTCCCGACCGCGCCGCTGATCCTTGGTCAGGCAGGCGCGCGCGCAGCCTATCGCGAGGGACGCGGATCGATCCTGCAACGCTGCCGGCACGAGATCGAGACACGGCGCGGCGATCGCCAGTCGATCGTTCTGACGTCGATCCCGTTTCAGGTCGGCAAGGCGGGTCTGGTCGAGAAGATCGCCGAAGCCGCCAAGGACAAGCGGATCGAGGGCATTGCCGATATTCGCGACGAATCCAACCGTGCCGGCATGCGCGTGGTCGTGGACCTCAAGCGCGATGCCTCGCCCGAGGTCGTGCTGAACCAGATCTGGCGTTACACGCCCGCGCAGTCGAGCTTTCCCGCCAATATGCTGGCGATCCGCGGCGGACGGCCCGAAACGCTGAACCTGCGCGACATTCTGCAAAGCTTCATCCATTTCCGCGAAGATGTCATCACGCGGCGCACCAAGTACGAACTGAACAAGGCGCGCGAACGGGCGCATATTTTGCTTGGCCTCGTCATCGCGGTGTCGAACCTTGACGAGGTGGTGCGCATCATCCGCGGATCCGCCACGCCGCAACTGGCGCGCGAAACGCTGCTGGCGCGCGAGTGGGAAATGGGCGAGATCGCGCCCTATATCCGCCTTGTCGAAGCGATCGAGGACCACGAGGACGCGGGCGATGCCGCGGCCTATCGCCTGTCCGAGCGGCAGGTGCGCGCCATCCTCGACCTGCGCCTCCACCGCCTGACCGCAATGGGCCGGGACGAGATTGGCGAGGAGCTCGAAAAGCTCTCAGTCGATATCAAGGAATATCTCTCGATCCTCGCCGACCGGGTGAAATTGTACGGCGTGATGCGCGACGAATTGCTGGAAGTGCGCGAGAAATTCGCCACTCCGCGCAAGTGCGAGATCGCGCCCGCATGGGACGGCGTCGACGACGAGGATCTGATCGAGCGCGACGATATGGTCGTAACCGTCACCATGGACGGCTATATCAAGCGCACTCCGCTCTCCACCTTCCGTGCGCAGCATCGCGGCGGCAAGGGCCGTTCTGGGATGAGCACCAAGGATGAGGATGCCGTATCCTCGCTCTTCGTGACCAGCACGCATAATCCGGTGCTGTTCTTCTCGACCAGCGGCAAGGTCTATCGCCTCAAGGTCTGGAAACTGCCCGAGGGCGGTCCGGCCACGCGCGGGCGGCCCATTGTCAACCTACTGCCCGCACTCGATCCGGGCGAAACGATCGCCACCGTGCTGCCACTGCCGGAGGACGAGGACAGCTGGGGCGCACTCCACGTGGTGTTCGCAACCGCGCTGGGCAGCGTGCGGCGCAATTCCATGGACGCGTTCACCAACATCCCGTCGAACGGCAAATTCGCCATGCGCTTCGACGAGGCTTCGGGCGACCGGCTGATCGGCGTGGCATTGCTCGATTCCTCGCATGACGTGCTGCTGGCAAGCCGCAACGGCAAGGCGATCCGCTTTGCCGCAGAGGATGTGCGCGAATTCCAGTCGCGCACTTCGACCGGCGTGCGCGGCATGACCTTGAAGGACGGGGACGAGGTTGTTTCGCTGTCGATCCTGAAAGAGCTGACGGCCGATTCCGAACAGCGCGACGCCTATCTGAAGGTCGCGCCGTGGAAGGACGACGCGGCCGAACGGACCGAAGATCAACAGGCGATGGCCGATGCGGAGGAATTCGTGCTGACCGTCTGTGCCAACGGTTACGGCAAGATCAGCTCCGCCTATGAATATCGCAAGACGGGTCGCGGCGGTCAGGGCATCGTCAATATCGACAATATCGCCCGCAACGGCCCCGTGGTGAACAGCTTTGCCGCCAATGTCTCGGACCAGCTGATGCTGGTGACCGACAAGGCCAAGCTGATCCGCATCAATCTCGCCTCGCTGCGTGTATTGGGCCGCAATACGGCGGGTGTGCGCCTGTTCGATGTGGGCAAGAACGAGCATGTCGTTTCGGTCGCGCGCATCGACGAGGAAGAAGCACCCGAGACCGAGGCCGAGGAAGCCATCGTCGAGGAAATGGTCGGCCGGAACGCAGAAGAAACGCAGCCCGATCCGACGCAGGACCGCGACGACGAGCAACCGGGAGAGGAATAG
- the trmFO gene encoding methylenetetrahydrofolate--tRNA-(uracil(54)-C(5))-methyltransferase (FADH(2)-oxidizing) TrmFO, with product MTTNAQQIHIIGGGLAGSEAAWQLARRGFHVRLSEMRGANLPDGGATTDAHHTDGLAELVCSNSFRSDDDTSNAVGLLHYEMRQCDSLIMRAAAETQVPAGSALAVDRDIFSAHVEKALAEMPNVTIVRERIDVLPAEGHVIVATGPLTAASLAQSIGAATGADSLAFFDAIAPIVHRDTVDMDICWMASRWDKGDTKDYINCPMNKEQYLAFRQGLLDGKKTEFKEWEANTPYFEGCMPIEVMAARGEDTLRFGPMKPVGLDNPHTATPEFPKGRWPYAVVQLRQDNMLGTLWNMVGFQTKLKHGAQKELFRTIPGLENAEFARLGGLHRNTFLNSPILLDRQLRLKSAPHIRFAGQITGCEGYVESAAVGLMAGMMAASELAGRDWQSPPRTTAMGALLSHITGDAEAETYQPMNVNFGLFPMPDEDVKKKERKRAYTDRAKRDMAAWLGTAKAAEPA from the coding sequence ATGACCACAAATGCACAACAGATCCATATCATCGGCGGCGGCCTGGCTGGAAGCGAAGCGGCCTGGCAACTGGCGCGGCGCGGTTTCCATGTTCGCCTGTCCGAAATGCGCGGGGCCAATCTGCCGGACGGCGGCGCCACCACAGATGCCCACCACACCGACGGGCTGGCCGAACTGGTCTGTTCGAACAGCTTCCGTTCGGACGACGACACCTCGAACGCGGTCGGGCTGTTGCATTACGAAATGCGGCAATGCGATTCGCTGATCATGCGAGCCGCAGCAGAGACGCAGGTGCCCGCCGGTTCGGCACTGGCAGTGGATCGCGACATATTTTCGGCCCATGTCGAAAAGGCGCTGGCCGAAATGCCCAATGTCACCATCGTGCGTGAACGGATCGATGTTTTGCCTGCCGAAGGGCATGTGATTGTCGCCACCGGCCCGCTGACTGCCGCTTCGCTTGCACAAAGCATCGGTGCGGCGACGGGTGCGGACAGCCTCGCCTTTTTCGATGCCATCGCACCCATCGTCCATCGCGATACGGTCGACATGGATATCTGCTGGATGGCCAGTCGCTGGGACAAGGGCGATACGAAAGACTACATCAATTGTCCGATGAACAAGGAGCAATATCTCGCCTTCCGGCAGGGCCTGCTGGATGGCAAAAAGACCGAGTTCAAGGAATGGGAAGCGAACACCCCCTATTTCGAAGGCTGCATGCCGATCGAGGTGATGGCCGCGCGCGGAGAGGACACTTTGCGCTTCGGTCCAATGAAGCCGGTGGGGCTGGACAATCCGCACACGGCCACGCCCGAATTTCCCAAGGGCCGCTGGCCCTATGCCGTCGTGCAGCTGCGGCAGGACAATATGCTGGGCACATTATGGAACATGGTCGGGTTCCAGACCAAGCTGAAGCACGGCGCGCAAAAGGAATTGTTCCGCACGATTCCCGGGCTTGAAAATGCCGAATTCGCGCGCCTTGGCGGTTTGCACCGCAACACCTTCCTGAATTCTCCCATATTGCTCGACCGGCAGCTCCGGCTGAAATCAGCGCCGCATATCCGGTTCGCGGGCCAGATCACCGGCTGCGAAGGCTATGTCGAAAGCGCGGCCGTCGGGCTGATGGCAGGGATGATGGCGGCCAGCGAACTGGCAGGACGCGACTGGCAATCGCCGCCGCGCACGACCGCAATGGGCGCCCTGTTGTCGCATATCACCGGCGATGCCGAGGCGGAGACCTATCAGCCGATGAATGTGAATTTCGGCCTGTTCCCCATGCCGGACGAGGATGTGAAGAAAAAGGAACGCAAGCGCGCCTATACCGACCGCGCCAAACGCGACATGGCGGCATGGCTGGGCACCGCCAAAGCGGCGGAACCCGCCTGA